In the Leptolyngbya sp. SIO1E4 genome, one interval contains:
- a CDS encoding NarL family transcriptional regulator, which produces MKSPVCSYNEWDPLEEIIVGIIDGVTAPVLTHEMKTFVRKDYWDFYRKYGGKPYPTELVEKAAKALNNLQEVLEGEGVIVRRPEPVDYADHVFKTPYFESAGFFNADVRDVLLVVGDEIIEAPMSQRCRYFEFLRYRPLIQAYFQQGARWTAAPKPKMSHTLYDWDYPEEDMAFFRGESNVPDSIGPLNGRFITTEAEPCFDAADFTRFGRDILAQRSHVTNDLGIQWMQQHLGSEYRVHKVKFHDPGPIHMDATWVPIGEGRVLSCPDRQCLSPDILHMFKQGGWEILYPPRGVANAEFHMSSRWLSMNILIIDEERVVVEQSEEPTIKFFQKIGIKPILVDFKDHYIFGGGLHCATCDVRRRGTLKSYF; this is translated from the coding sequence ATGAAATCCCCAGTTTGCAGTTATAACGAATGGGATCCTCTGGAGGAAATAATTGTTGGGATAATTGATGGGGTAACAGCACCTGTTTTGACCCATGAGATGAAGACCTTTGTCCGTAAAGACTACTGGGACTTCTATCGAAAATATGGAGGAAAGCCCTACCCTACAGAGTTAGTTGAAAAAGCTGCAAAAGCCCTTAATAACCTTCAAGAAGTGCTTGAAGGAGAGGGCGTCATTGTACGACGACCAGAACCGGTAGATTATGCCGATCATGTTTTCAAAACCCCTTATTTTGAATCGGCTGGGTTCTTCAATGCTGATGTCAGAGATGTCTTGCTGGTCGTAGGGGACGAGATTATCGAAGCCCCCATGTCTCAGCGGTGTCGCTATTTCGAGTTTTTGCGTTATCGACCTTTAATCCAAGCATACTTCCAGCAGGGAGCCCGTTGGACAGCCGCTCCCAAGCCCAAAATGTCTCACACTCTCTACGATTGGGACTATCCGGAAGAAGATATGGCCTTTTTTCGAGGAGAGTCTAATGTGCCAGATAGTATCGGCCCTTTAAATGGCCGTTTCATTACTACTGAAGCAGAACCTTGCTTTGATGCGGCCGATTTCACGCGTTTTGGTCGAGACATTTTGGCTCAAAGAAGTCATGTCACCAATGATTTAGGCATTCAATGGATGCAGCAGCATCTTGGATCAGAGTATCGAGTACACAAAGTTAAATTCCATGATCCAGGCCCTATACACATGGATGCAACCTGGGTTCCCATTGGTGAAGGGCGCGTCCTGTCTTGTCCGGATCGTCAGTGTCTTTCTCCTGACATTCTGCATATGTTTAAGCAAGGAGGATGGGAAATTCTTTATCCTCCCAGGGGGGTAGCCAATGCTGAATTTCACATGTCAAGCCGTTGGCTTTCTATGAATATTCTCATAATTGATGAAGAACGCGTGGTGGTTGAACAGAGTGAAGAGCCAACTATCAAGTTCTTTCAAAAAATTGGGATCAAACCAATTTTAGTGGACTTTAAAGATCACTATATCTTTGGTGGCGGGTTGCATTGTGCAACGTGTGATGTGCGAAGGCGTGGAACATTGAAATCGTATTTCTAG
- a CDS encoding glycine betaine/L-proline ABC transporter ATP-binding protein: MSVRRLDKMDGQRQPLIRIENLIKIYGNNPRIALKLFRDGGTRDSIQESTGHVLGIADVSLTINEGELFVVMGLSGSGKSTLVRCINRLINPTSGHIFIEGEDVAHVSEAQMRKIRRSKMAMVFQRFALFPHKTVVENVEYGLKVQGMPTHECRQKALETLDGVGLRQWADYVPSSLSGGMQQRVGLARALATDADILLMDEAFSALDPLIRREMQDELMRLQAELKKTIVFISHDIQEALKIGDRVAVMKDGYIVQVGTPEELITQPADDYIRAFTLDVNRAQVLKTGSITRKTVPFILGKGSVQAAVEEMETNGRAQMYVVDRQSKPIGLVTLNDLKRALHEGQADITQVMQTDFPSVNAATSLEEIFQYCQMGLPLAVVGSQGKFKGVVEQSDIFASIGRLSHAAISTPESTQPAQIAS, from the coding sequence ATGTCTGTGCGGAGGCTCGACAAAATGGATGGTCAACGACAGCCCCTGATCCGAATTGAGAATCTCATCAAGATCTATGGCAACAATCCTCGGATAGCGTTGAAGTTATTCAGAGATGGGGGAACCCGTGATTCAATTCAGGAATCAACCGGTCATGTTCTAGGCATTGCCGACGTTTCCCTCACAATTAATGAGGGTGAATTGTTTGTTGTGATGGGCTTATCGGGCTCTGGCAAGTCCACACTGGTTCGGTGTATTAATCGCCTCATTAATCCCACCAGTGGCCATATTTTCATTGAGGGTGAAGATGTGGCCCATGTGAGTGAAGCGCAGATGCGCAAAATCCGCCGAAGCAAAATGGCGATGGTGTTTCAGCGGTTTGCCCTTTTCCCCCATAAAACTGTCGTTGAAAATGTCGAGTATGGCTTAAAAGTTCAGGGCATGCCCACCCATGAATGTCGTCAGAAAGCCCTGGAGACCCTAGACGGTGTAGGTTTGCGCCAGTGGGCTGACTATGTCCCCTCATCTTTGAGTGGTGGGATGCAACAGCGGGTAGGACTGGCCCGAGCCTTGGCAACCGATGCCGATATTCTGCTGATGGATGAGGCATTTAGTGCCCTGGATCCGTTGATTCGTCGGGAAATGCAGGATGAACTGATGCGGTTGCAAGCTGAGTTGAAAAAAACGATTGTCTTCATCAGCCACGACATTCAAGAAGCCCTGAAGATTGGCGATCGCGTCGCGGTCATGAAAGATGGCTACATTGTGCAAGTCGGCACCCCAGAAGAACTCATCACTCAGCCCGCGGATGACTACATTCGGGCGTTTACGCTGGATGTGAATCGGGCTCAAGTCCTCAAAACCGGGTCCATTACCCGCAAAACAGTGCCGTTTATTTTAGGTAAAGGGTCTGTGCAGGCTGCTGTGGAAGAGATGGAGACCAATGGTCGGGCTCAGATGTATGTCGTCGATCGGCAGTCAAAACCCATCGGTCTAGTTACCCTAAACGACTTAAAGAGAGCCTTGCATGAAGGTCAAGCTGATATCACCCAAGTGATGCAAACGGACTTTCCTTCCGTGAATGCAGCCACGAGTTTAGAGGAGATCTTTCAATATTGCCAAATGGGGCTGCCACTTGCAGTCGTCGGGAGCCAAGGCAAGTTCAAAGGGGTGGTTGAGCAATCTGATATCTTTGCCAGCATTGGCCGGTTAAGCCACGCTGCGATTTCAACGCCTGAGTCTACTCAACCGGCACAAATAGCCAGTTGA
- the proX gene encoding glycine betaine/L-proline ABC transporter substrate-binding protein ProX, producing MPEMKFRGLTLVVLVAAPFIGLMACQSIPDEESDTLSSDSAGEVSSLPGEGITVRPGVTDWIEEHYQAEIVNIGLEELGYEVEDLQEAAYPVLYTAIANGDLDFMANSFQRSQDELIQNAGGDEKFEKVGALYPFVHGYQIDKQTADEYQITSLEQLQDPEIAQLFDSDGDGKANFLGCDPGWYCEKVIETQLDAYELRDTVEVDKGQYTALLPDVISRYEQGDPVLFYVFYPHWVASVLKPDEDVVWLEVPFTIYPDDYDEPLSEEDTTFEGKNLGLIVDSYIVVASDEFLDANPVARRWFELVQIPIEDVNAESLRIRDGENTPEDIRRHAEEWVAQNRDQVDQWLEEARQAAN from the coding sequence ATCCCAGAGATGAAATTTAGAGGACTTACGCTGGTTGTGTTAGTTGCAGCCCCCTTCATTGGTTTAATGGCTTGTCAGTCAATACCTGACGAAGAAAGCGATACATTATCGAGCGATTCTGCGGGTGAGGTTTCTTCTTTGCCTGGAGAAGGTATTACGGTACGTCCTGGAGTCACTGACTGGATTGAAGAGCACTACCAAGCTGAAATTGTCAACATTGGGCTAGAAGAACTGGGCTATGAAGTGGAAGATCTTCAAGAAGCCGCTTACCCAGTTCTCTACACGGCTATTGCCAATGGCGACTTAGACTTTATGGCTAATTCCTTCCAAAGATCTCAAGATGAATTAATTCAAAATGCTGGAGGGGATGAAAAATTTGAAAAGGTCGGTGCATTATATCCGTTTGTTCATGGGTATCAGATCGATAAGCAAACGGCTGACGAGTACCAAATTACAAGTCTTGAACAATTACAAGATCCAGAAATTGCTCAGCTATTCGATTCAGATGGAGATGGAAAAGCAAATTTCTTAGGCTGTGATCCGGGTTGGTATTGCGAGAAGGTAATCGAGACCCAATTAGATGCCTACGAATTAAGAGATACGGTTGAGGTAGATAAAGGCCAGTACACGGCGCTTTTGCCAGACGTGATTTCTCGTTACGAGCAAGGAGACCCTGTCCTCTTTTATGTGTTCTACCCTCACTGGGTGGCTTCAGTTTTGAAGCCCGATGAAGATGTTGTCTGGCTTGAAGTTCCCTTCACCATCTATCCCGACGATTATGACGAACCTCTCAGCGAGGAAGATACGACGTTTGAAGGGAAGAATTTAGGGCTGATCGTAGATTCTTACATTGTTGTGGCGTCAGATGAGTTTCTAGATGCGAACCCTGTTGCAAGACGATGGTTCGAACTGGTTCAGATTCCAATTGAAGATGTCAATGCTGAAAGTTTACGTATTCGGGACGGAGAGAACACCCCAGAAGATATTCGTCGCCATGCGGAAGAATGGGTGGCGCAAAATCGAGACCAGGTTGACCAATGGCTAGAAGAAGCGAGGCAAGCCGCTAACTAA
- the proX gene encoding glycine betaine/L-proline ABC transporter substrate-binding protein ProX, whose translation MRFRGLFVLSLLASLSACQSTSEIDNNTASTSPSEESSALPGEGITIRPGTSDWIEERYQAEIINIGLEELGYEVEDIQEVAYPALHVAVANGDLDYTPSHIEKSHANLFDNAGGDETLERVGTLFPIIKGYQISKAIADEYQISSLEQFQDPEIAELFDRDGDGKADLVGCDPGWSCASAIDHQLDAYELQDTVEHVQGQYTVLLADTITRHQQGEPIFYHAYNPHWISTVLNPDQDVIWLEVPFTTYPADRGTITEADTTVDGKNLGLLTDSYRVVASDEFLDANPAAQRWFELVTIPVADMNAVSLRIEDGENTPEDIRRHAEEWVAQNQEQVDQWLEEARQAAL comes from the coding sequence ATGAGATTCAGAGGATTGTTTGTCCTATCATTATTAGCCAGTTTAAGTGCTTGTCAATCAACGTCTGAGATAGACAACAATACCGCATCGACTAGTCCTTCCGAAGAGAGTTCTGCGTTACCTGGAGAGGGTATTACGATCCGCCCTGGAACCAGTGATTGGATTGAAGAACGGTATCAGGCTGAAATTATCAACATTGGGTTAGAGGAACTGGGTTATGAAGTCGAAGACATTCAAGAAGTAGCCTATCCTGCACTTCATGTTGCCGTAGCAAATGGGGATTTAGACTATACGCCATCCCATATTGAAAAATCTCATGCCAATCTCTTTGATAACGCCGGGGGAGATGAAACGCTAGAACGAGTCGGCACATTGTTTCCAATCATCAAAGGGTATCAGATCAGCAAGGCGATCGCGGATGAGTATCAAATTAGTAGCCTTGAGCAATTTCAAGATCCTGAGATTGCTGAACTTTTTGATCGTGATGGGGATGGCAAAGCTGATTTAGTGGGGTGTGATCCGGGCTGGAGTTGTGCGAGCGCGATTGATCATCAGCTTGATGCTTATGAACTGCAAGACACCGTCGAACATGTCCAAGGACAATACACGGTGCTTTTAGCGGATACCATTACTCGGCATCAGCAAGGCGAACCGATTTTTTACCATGCCTATAATCCTCACTGGATTTCGACAGTCTTGAACCCTGACCAAGACGTGATTTGGCTTGAAGTTCCCTTCACAACTTATCCTGCTGATCGGGGGACAATTACGGAAGCTGACACCACCGTTGATGGGAAAAATTTGGGTCTGTTAACTGATAGCTATCGGGTGGTGGCATCCGATGAGTTTTTGGATGCGAATCCTGCTGCTCAACGATGGTTTGAATTAGTCACCATTCCCGTCGCAGATATGAACGCTGTAAGCCTTCGGATTGAGGATGGAGAGAATACTCCTGAAGATATCCGTCGACATGCGGAGGAATGGGTGGCGCAAAACCAAGAACAAGTTGATCAATGGCTAGAAGAAGCCCGACAAGCAGCACTGTAG
- a CDS encoding class I SAM-dependent methyltransferase, producing the protein MEVSKPSQPESAFQYFDLYASMRSHKVMLEDMARMKAYHSAIFKNKSEMLADKVVLDVGTGTGVLAVWAAKAGAKHVYAVDASHAAGLAKRLVQSSQVSDSVTVLHSTVEEAVIPEPVDVIVSEWMGSFLLKESMFDSVAFARDKWLKPGGLLLPSHATILLGLYTPSNGYDHTHFVRAKLEKEMAEWDETVTNLQHLDVDYSGFTDELAQDLSDYFLRNAIRVNYLSPENLVSAPQKIFEFDCATADPYALVQFSQDFEYISDKHAEVKGFLGWFTTDFPNGAVLDTGPCSTYNHWGQQLYPLKESFKVVPGDKVSGKITLSRNRQESRFNVIEFNYQVGAMEQQTAVFNMGAIEHMHKGSKSVLFSHNS; encoded by the coding sequence ATGGAAGTATCAAAACCGAGCCAGCCAGAAAGCGCTTTTCAATATTTTGATTTATATGCTTCAATGCGCTCACACAAAGTCATGTTAGAAGACATGGCACGGATGAAAGCATATCACTCGGCAATATTCAAAAATAAATCAGAAATGCTCGCCGATAAGGTCGTTCTTGATGTCGGCACTGGAACGGGTGTATTGGCTGTTTGGGCTGCTAAAGCAGGAGCCAAGCATGTTTATGCAGTGGATGCTAGTCATGCTGCTGGATTGGCTAAGCGGTTGGTTCAGTCATCTCAGGTATCAGATTCAGTCACGGTTCTCCATTCTACGGTTGAGGAAGCCGTCATTCCTGAGCCCGTTGATGTGATTGTCAGTGAGTGGATGGGTAGCTTCTTGCTCAAAGAATCCATGTTCGATAGTGTGGCATTTGCTCGCGATAAATGGCTAAAACCAGGCGGACTGTTATTACCTTCTCATGCCACTATCTTGCTTGGGCTATATACCCCTAGTAATGGCTATGATCACACCCATTTTGTTAGAGCAAAGCTTGAAAAAGAGATGGCAGAATGGGATGAAACGGTGACTAATCTTCAGCACCTCGATGTGGATTACTCTGGGTTTACTGATGAACTGGCACAAGACTTGTCAGACTACTTTTTGAGAAATGCCATCCGCGTTAACTACTTATCGCCAGAAAATCTCGTCTCTGCTCCACAGAAGATATTTGAATTTGACTGTGCAACGGCTGATCCCTATGCACTGGTTCAGTTCAGTCAAGATTTTGAGTACATCAGCGATAAGCACGCTGAAGTTAAAGGGTTTCTGGGCTGGTTTACCACAGATTTTCCAAACGGGGCAGTTCTGGACACAGGGCCATGCTCAACATATAACCATTGGGGCCAGCAACTATATCCACTCAAAGAAAGCTTCAAAGTGGTACCTGGCGATAAGGTATCTGGAAAAATTACCCTGTCTCGAAATCGTCAAGAATCTAGATTCAATGTAATTGAATTTAACTATCAAGTTGGTGCAATGGAACAACAAACTGCAGTGTTCAATATGGGTGCTATCGAACACATGCATAAAGGTTCGAAAAGTGTGTTGTTCTCCCACAATTCCTGA
- a CDS encoding ABC transporter permease subunit, whose amino-acid sequence MHDVGINYLVGLPISELHWLLDPFQLFTVPLDDWITRLIEFLVENFRPFFQAIQIPVKWILNVFQDVLTDAPPSLVLIVLSLVAWQLAGAKIGIYCLLTLGFIGFLGSWEEAMVSLSLVLTSLLVCVLLGIPLGVACARSDRIESSLKPLLDAMQTMPVFVYLVPVVMLFGIGEVPGVLATVIYALPPLIRLTNLGIRQVPEDVIEASIAFGATPNQLLLGVQIPLAMPTILAGVNQTVLFALGMSVVTSMIAVPGLGLLVLRGLGNLDVGMAAVGGISILGMAILLDRITQAAGQSQSISDQHRRPMGLVRQWFAPAKRKGLAKTT is encoded by the coding sequence ATGCATGATGTTGGGATAAATTATTTAGTCGGATTACCGATCTCTGAACTACATTGGCTGCTTGATCCGTTTCAGTTATTCACCGTTCCACTGGACGATTGGATTACGCGCCTGATTGAATTCCTGGTAGAAAATTTTCGTCCCTTTTTTCAAGCCATTCAAATTCCGGTGAAATGGATTTTGAATGTGTTTCAAGATGTGCTCACAGATGCGCCCCCTTCACTGGTGCTGATTGTTTTGAGCTTGGTGGCGTGGCAGTTGGCGGGGGCGAAGATTGGGATTTATTGCTTATTAACCCTCGGGTTCATTGGATTCCTCGGCTCTTGGGAAGAAGCCATGGTGTCGCTGTCGTTAGTGTTAACTTCGTTGTTGGTGTGCGTGCTACTGGGCATTCCCCTAGGCGTTGCCTGCGCTCGCAGCGATCGCATAGAAAGTAGCCTCAAACCGTTGCTGGATGCCATGCAGACGATGCCGGTCTTTGTGTACCTCGTTCCAGTGGTGATGCTCTTTGGGATTGGGGAAGTTCCTGGAGTTTTGGCCACCGTCATCTATGCGCTGCCCCCGTTGATTCGATTAACCAATTTAGGAATTCGTCAAGTCCCTGAAGATGTGATTGAAGCCTCGATTGCATTTGGGGCCACGCCGAATCAATTGCTGTTAGGCGTCCAGATTCCATTAGCCATGCCGACGATTTTGGCAGGGGTGAATCAAACGGTGTTGTTTGCCTTAGGCATGTCTGTTGTCACATCGATGATTGCTGTCCCTGGACTCGGTTTGCTGGTGCTGCGCGGATTAGGCAATCTAGATGTCGGCATGGCCGCCGTCGGGGGCATTAGCATTTTAGGAATGGCAATTTTGCTCGATCGCATCACCCAAGCTGCTGGGCAGTCACAATCCATTTCCGATCAGCATCGAAGGCCAATGGGTCTAGTGAGGCAGTGGTTTGCACCCGCTAAAAGAAAAGGGTTAGCAAAGACGACTTGA
- a CDS encoding HAMP domain-containing protein translates to MSIRSKLLVILLGVSLGSTLLVSFLSWERSRANLRGTISDYLVSIRSSNANKITFFFQGLRNHVKTLSEDRMIIEAMVKFNRDYDQLNNQYIPPEWNETIQQYYEENFFPELGKAIPGNFNYENYEPGSQAAKYLQYYYIAENPNPVGEKDGLVFAEDGSDYSKTHREYHEIFQNLIQTYGYYDLFLIDYRTGEIVYSVYKETDYATSLDQGPYRQSGLAQIVEQVRENPERRTVQIVDFQFYRPSYGVPAAFFGAPIYNGPHIVGILAIQLPVDELGNVISQNGNWESAGLGETGEIYLVGSDFLMRSDARLLLENPEAYQETLPVSGTSSENRRLIELFGTSIFLQNVNTTPIQLALEEKQGSIVAQNYRGDTVFSSYAPLDIPGLDWVILSEIALSEAFRPINNLQIYLFIVTAIIVVFVTWIASSAASNFVKPVNTLGEAMHRLSKGDIEVEVKQDSQNEFGQLGENFNQTATSVRQLSQALDQEKRENEALLLNILPAPIVERLHSGEVQVADNIRLATMMVARISGFRSVAINKKSKQMVTLLSELVEAFDQASIKHEVNKVKTNGDLYIAGCGVVKPSLDSTKRMMMFAVEMFSIIQQFNYAHKEELLSTIGCELRLSIGINDGSVLAGIIGTQQFSYDVWGETVSIADFLQLHASPERAEILVSQAVYERLYDLYKFERGQDLEFPELDVTIKTWVIRKFIASLGDDSSVMVEA, encoded by the coding sequence TTGAGTATTCGATCCAAGCTTTTGGTCATACTCTTGGGCGTTAGCCTGGGTTCAACTTTACTCGTCAGTTTCCTAAGTTGGGAACGATCTAGAGCTAATCTCAGGGGAACAATTTCCGATTATTTAGTTAGCATTCGTTCTTCCAATGCCAATAAAATCACATTCTTTTTTCAGGGCTTGCGCAATCATGTCAAGACCTTGAGTGAAGACCGAATGATTATAGAAGCAATGGTTAAGTTCAACAGGGATTACGACCAGCTCAATAATCAATATATTCCTCCAGAATGGAATGAGACGATTCAGCAATATTATGAAGAAAATTTCTTTCCTGAACTTGGCAAAGCCATCCCTGGAAATTTTAACTATGAGAATTACGAGCCTGGAAGTCAAGCTGCTAAATATCTACAGTATTACTACATAGCCGAGAATCCAAATCCAGTTGGAGAAAAGGATGGGCTCGTTTTTGCTGAAGATGGCAGTGATTACAGCAAGACCCATCGCGAGTATCACGAAATTTTCCAGAACTTGATTCAAACTTACGGCTACTACGACTTATTTCTCATTGACTATAGAACCGGGGAAATTGTCTACTCAGTTTATAAGGAAACCGATTATGCCACCAGCCTTGATCAAGGCCCTTATCGCCAAAGTGGATTAGCCCAGATTGTTGAACAGGTGCGCGAAAACCCTGAACGGCGAACAGTACAAATTGTTGATTTCCAATTCTACCGCCCTTCCTATGGTGTTCCTGCGGCCTTTTTTGGGGCTCCCATTTACAATGGCCCTCATATCGTTGGTATCTTAGCGATCCAATTACCCGTAGACGAGCTTGGCAATGTTATTAGTCAGAATGGAAACTGGGAAAGTGCTGGGCTTGGAGAAACTGGGGAAATTTATCTGGTTGGCTCCGATTTCTTAATGCGCTCCGATGCTCGTTTGCTTCTCGAAAATCCTGAAGCTTATCAAGAAACTTTACCTGTGAGTGGCACATCCTCCGAAAATCGCCGCTTAATTGAGCTCTTTGGAACTTCGATTTTCTTGCAAAATGTAAATACAACGCCCATTCAGCTGGCACTAGAAGAAAAACAGGGAAGTATCGTTGCTCAAAACTACCGAGGCGATACCGTCTTTAGTTCCTATGCGCCTTTAGATATCCCTGGATTGGATTGGGTAATTCTATCGGAAATAGCGCTCTCCGAAGCCTTTAGGCCTATCAATAATTTACAGATTTATCTGTTTATTGTTACTGCTATTATTGTCGTTTTTGTTACATGGATTGCTTCATCAGCGGCTTCTAACTTTGTCAAACCAGTTAATACGTTGGGAGAGGCAATGCACCGATTAAGTAAAGGAGATATAGAAGTAGAAGTTAAGCAAGACTCTCAAAATGAATTTGGTCAATTGGGAGAAAATTTTAATCAAACAGCCACGAGTGTTCGCCAGCTTTCCCAAGCTTTAGATCAGGAAAAACGCGAAAATGAAGCATTATTACTCAACATTTTACCTGCCCCTATTGTAGAACGTCTTCATAGTGGTGAAGTGCAAGTGGCAGACAATATCAGACTAGCAACCATGATGGTTGCTAGAATCTCAGGCTTTAGATCTGTCGCCATAAATAAAAAATCTAAGCAAATGGTGACTCTACTCAGTGAGCTGGTTGAGGCTTTTGATCAAGCTAGCATTAAGCATGAGGTTAATAAGGTTAAAACTAATGGCGATCTCTATATCGCAGGTTGTGGAGTCGTTAAGCCAAGTCTAGACAGCACTAAGCGAATGATGATGTTTGCGGTAGAAATGTTTAGCATCATTCAGCAGTTTAACTATGCACACAAAGAGGAGTTGCTCAGCACAATTGGTTGTGAGCTGCGCTTAAGCATTGGTATTAATGATGGGTCTGTCTTAGCAGGAATCATTGGTACGCAGCAATTCTCTTATGATGTCTGGGGAGAAACGGTGAGCATTGCTGATTTTTTGCAACTTCACGCTAGTCCAGAGCGAGCTGAAATTCTGGTTTCCCAGGCAGTTTATGAACGCTTGTATGATCTGTATAAATTTGAGCGCGGTCAGGATTTAGAGTTTCCTGAGCTAGATGTGACGATTAAAACTTGGGTGATTCGCAAGTTCATCGCGAGTCTAGGAGATGATTCTTCCGTGATGGTTGAGGCTTAG
- the serC gene encoding 3-phosphoserine/phosphohydroxythreonine transaminase, translating into MNDRVINFYPGPGALPLPVLKRVHSELFNFNGTGMSVMEISHRSPEIQHIIDDSADRIKRLMGLGDQFEVIFLQGGGSLQFLMAPMNFSRPGDQIDYIDTGYWADKAIRAAQSLDRDLAIIASSADIDYTSVPNLSQLHFRQNAKYLHLCSNNTVVGTQFHSFPKMPIPIVADMSSDFMSQVIDPSNLSCIYAHAQKNVGLSGVTIVLIRKEMLDGIPEDLPELLDYRTHIKRKSNYHTPPCFSIYIVWHILRWIEEDIGGLKQLGDINHEKASKLYDFIDENPLFHCPVDRACRSQMNVIFTLPTENVEKQFIQEAFEAGIVGVAGHRTKGGCRVSLYNGVSLEAVDSLIAFMHTFAKTVYSFS; encoded by the coding sequence ATGAACGATCGCGTTATCAATTTTTATCCTGGCCCTGGGGCTCTCCCACTGCCTGTACTTAAACGAGTGCATTCAGAACTGTTTAACTTTAACGGTACAGGGATGAGTGTCATGGAGATAAGCCATCGCAGCCCTGAGATTCAACATATCATTGACGATAGTGCTGATCGCATCAAGCGATTGATGGGGTTAGGGGATCAATTCGAAGTGATCTTCCTACAGGGGGGTGGTTCACTTCAATTTCTGATGGCCCCTATGAATTTTTCGCGCCCGGGTGATCAAATCGATTACATTGATACGGGCTATTGGGCTGACAAAGCAATTCGAGCTGCACAAAGTCTAGATAGAGATTTAGCCATCATTGCTTCATCAGCCGATATTGACTATACCTCTGTGCCTAACTTAAGTCAGCTTCACTTCAGGCAAAATGCAAAGTATTTGCACCTTTGCAGCAATAACACTGTCGTTGGCACTCAATTTCATAGCTTTCCTAAAATGCCAATTCCGATCGTTGCTGACATGAGTTCTGACTTTATGAGTCAGGTGATTGACCCCTCTAACCTAAGTTGTATTTATGCCCATGCACAGAAAAATGTTGGCCTTTCAGGTGTCACGATTGTCCTTATTCGGAAAGAAATGTTGGACGGTATTCCAGAGGATTTACCTGAGCTTTTAGACTATCGAACTCATATCAAACGCAAGTCTAACTATCACACCCCGCCCTGCTTTTCGATTTATATTGTGTGGCACATCTTGCGATGGATTGAAGAAGATATCGGTGGCCTCAAGCAGTTGGGAGACATCAATCACGAGAAAGCGTCTAAACTCTATGATTTTATTGATGAAAATCCCTTGTTTCATTGCCCTGTAGACAGGGCTTGTCGCTCTCAGATGAATGTTATTTTTACACTCCCTACAGAAAATGTAGAAAAACAATTTATCCAAGAAGCTTTTGAAGCCGGAATTGTAGGGGTGGCTGGCCATCGCACTAAAGGAGGATGCCGTGTCAGCCTTTATAATGGTGTTTCGCTAGAGGCGGTGGATTCTCTGATAGCGTTTATGCACACATTTGCCAAAACAGTTTATAGTTTTTCCTAA